A genomic window from Cotesia glomerata isolate CgM1 linkage group LG7, MPM_Cglom_v2.3, whole genome shotgun sequence includes:
- the LOC123269230 gene encoding histone H2A produces the protein MSGRGKGGKVKGKSKTRSSRAGLQFPVGRIHRMLRKGNYAERVGAGAPVYLAAVMEYLAAEVLELAGNAARDNKKTRIIPRHLQLAIRNDEELNKLLSGVTIAQGGVLPNIQAVLLPKKTEKSSS, from the coding sequence ATGTCTGGTCGTGGTAAAGGTGGTAAAGTGAAGGGAAAGTCAAAGACTCGCTCAAGCCGTGCTGGTCTTCAATTTCCAGTGGGTCGTATCCATCGTATGTTGCGTAAAGGAAATTACGCTGAACGTGTTGGTGCTGGTGCTCCAGTTTACCTCGCAGCCGTCATGGAATACTTGGCTGCTGAAGTCCTAGAGTTGGCTGGTAACGCTGCTCGTGACAACAAGAAGACCAGAATCATCCCTCGTCATCTTCAGTTGGCCATCCGTAACGATGAAGAATTGAACAAACTTCTTTCCGGAGTAACCATCGCCCAGGGAGGTGTCTTGCCTAACATTCAGGCTGTTCTTTTGCCCAAAAAGACTGAAAAAAGCAGCTCTTAA